The nucleotide window ATCGTCCACCTCGCCGCGCTCTACGACCTCACCGCCGACGACGAAGCCAGCATCAAGGCCAATGTGGACGGTACGCAGGCGGTCGTCGACCTCGCCGCGGACCTGCGCGCGGGCTGCCTGCACCACGTCTCGTCGGTGGCGGTCGCGGGCGACCACGAAGGCGTGTTCACCGAGGAGATGTTCGACGCCGGGCAGCGGCTCGTCACGCCGTACCACCGGACCAAGTTCGAAGCCGAGAAGATCGTCCGCGAGCAGGACCGGGTGCCGTGGCGGGTGTACCGGCCCGCCGTCGTCGTCGGGCACTCCGAGACCGGCGAAATGGACAAGATCGACGGCCCGTACTACCTCTTCCCCGCGATCAACCGGCTCGCCGGGCTGCCCGACGTGCTGCCGATCGTCGGCCCGGACCTCGGCGACACCAACATCGTGCCGGTCGACTACGTCGCCAAGGCGCTGCTGGAGCTGGTGGTCAAGCCGGGCCTCGACGGCCACGCCTTCCACCTGGTCAACCCGGAGCCGCAGCCGGTCGTCTCGGTGTACAACGCCTTCGCGCGGGCCGCGGGCGCGCCGACGATCACCGTGCAGCTCGGCGAAGGGATCTCGAAGCGGATCGTCGGGCTGGTCAAGCTGACCGAGCACATCCCCGGCGTCACCATCGCGCGCGACGCCGTCATGGAGCGCTTCGGCATCCCGCCGGTGCTGCTGGACACGATGGCGTTCCCGTCGGTGTTCTCCTCGGCCGAGACGCGCAAGGCGCTGGCCGGCACCGTTGAGGTCCCGCGGCTGGAGGAGTACGCGCCGACGCTGTGGCGCTACTGGCGCGAGCACCTCGACCCGTTCCGCGCACGCAAGCACGGCCCGCGCGGCGAGCTGGACGGCCGCCGCGTGATCATCACCGGCGCGTCCTCGGGCATCGGGCGCGCGACCGCGCTGAAGGTGGCCGCCGCGGGCGGGGTCCCGCTGCTCGTCGCGCGCCGCCAGCACGAGCTGGAAGAGGTCCGCGACGAGATCGTCGCCGCCGGCGGCACGGCGTCGGTGTACCCGGCCGACCTGACCGACGAGGACTCGGTGCACAAGGCCGTCGACGCGATGCTGGCCGAGCACGGCCGGATCGACATGCTGGTGAACAACGCCGGCCGGTCGATCCGCCGGTCGATCAAGCTGTCCTACGACCGGATGCACGACTACGAGCGCGCGATGGCGATCAACTACTTCGGCGCGGTGCGGCTGATCCTCGCGGTGCTGCCGCACATGTCGGAGCGGAAGTTCGGGCACATCGTGAACGTGTCGTCGATCGGCGTCCAGGGCATCGCGCCGCGCTTCTCGGCGTACGCGGCGTCGAAGGCGGCGCTGGACTACTTCTCGCGCATCGCGGCGACCGAGACGCACGGCGACGGGATCACCTTCACCACCATCCACATGCCGCTCGTGCGCACGCCGATGATCCGGCCGACGAAGATCTACGACGCGTTCCCGACGAAGTCGCCGGAGCAGGCCGCGGACATGGTGATGAAGGCGCTCGTCGAGCGGCCGAAGCACATCGGCACCCCGGCGGGGCAGGCGATCGGGCTGGCGTACACGCTCACGCCGGGCCTCACCGACGCCGTCGCGTACCAGGGTTTCCGCATTTTCCCGGATTCGACCGCGGCGGGCGGTTCGGGCGAACTCAAGATCGGACGTGGCGAGAAACACCTCTCGCGCGCGGCGATGGCGCTGGCCCGGCTTTCGCGCGGCTTCCACTGGTGACGCTGCGTTTCGTGGGTGAGGCCGTTCCGGCGACACGGCGACACTTGTCAGTGATTCGTTAAGCCGGAAGGCGGAAGCGGCGGGTGCCCGGGTACGGTCGGGCGCATGGTTCCTGAGCGCGACCCCGCCGCAACCGCCCTCAACGGCCTTCTCCCCCTCCGGCGTGAGTACACGCAGGCTTGGCACGGCTTCGACCGCAACGAGGTCCGGCAGTACCTCGACCACGTCGAAGCCCAGCTGCGCCGGGTGCTCAGCGAACGCGACGCCGCCGCCGCGCAGGCCGCCGCGGCGACCCGCGAGGTCGAATCCGTCCGGCAGCAGGTCGCGGCGCTCGAGGCGCGCATCGAGGAGCTCAAGAAGCCGCCGGAGCGGCTCGAGGACCTCGACGAGCGGATGCAGCGCACGGTGACGCTCGCGCAGGCCCGCGCCGACGAGATCATCAAGCGCGCCGAGGTGGCCGCGGAGAAGACGTGGGCGTCGTCGACCGAGGCGTCGACGAAGCTGCGTGAGCGGTACTCGAAGCTGGTCTCGGAGCTGGACAAGCAGGCCGACCTGCTGCACTCCGAGCACGAGGCGGCGCTGGCGGAAACGCGCGCCGAGGTGCAGCGGCTGACCGTCGAAGCGGCCCAGCGGCGCGAGCTGCTGGACAACGAGGCGGAGCGGAAGCGCCGGAAGGTCGAGCGCGAGTTCGAGGCGGCCCAGGCCGCCCAGAAGGCGGCGCTGGAGAAGCACATCGCCGACCAGCGCACGGCGAGCAAGAACCAGGCGGAGCGCCGCATCGCGGAGGCGACGGCCGAGGCGAAGCGGCGGCTCGACGAGGCGACGGCGGAGGCCAAGCGCCGTCTCGACGAGGCGACGACCCAGGCGGCCCAGCGCACGACGGCGGCCAACCGCAAGGTCGAGCGGCTGGCGGAGATCCGCGAGCAGGCGCGCAAGAGCCTGGCGATGGCGGAGGACATCCTCAACCGGAGCGAGACGCAGCTGGCGACGCTGCCGGAGGAAGCGGTGATCCCCCAGGCGTCGAAGCTGGTCGGCGGCGACACGGAGTCGGCGACCACGCCGGCCGCGCCGGTGGTCCCGGTGGTGCAGCCGTCGATCCCGAAGTCGGCGGCTCCGAAGCCGGCACCGAAGCCGGCAGCGGCACCCAAGCCGGCTGCCGCGCCGAAGCCCGCGAACTCGAACGGCCCGGCAACCAAGCCCGCGAACGGCAACGGCGCCAAGCCGCTGTCGCCGTCGGGCAGCAAGCCGGGCAACTGAGCAGCCCCCGTTTTCCACGCTACCGGCGACCACCGACAGTTCCGGGCCCGCCGGCCGCGGCACTCAAGCGCCCCAATGTGGCGTTCGGTGCGTCCAGCGCACCCAATGTGGCGTTCGGTGCGTCCAGCGCACCCAATGTGGCGTTCGGTGCGTCCAGCGCACCCAATGTGGCGTTCGGTGCGTCCAGCGCACCCAATGTGGCGTTCGGTGCGTCAGACGCAACCAACGCCACATTGGGGCGCTTTCAGTTGCGGGCCGTGCGGGGCCAGGGGTTGGCGGACTCCAGCTGGGCCGCCAAGCCGAGCAGCAGCGGCTCGCCGCCCGGGCGGGCCACCAGCTGCACCGACGTCGGCAGCCCGGACACCGCCGACCGGCCCACCGGGACCGTGATCGCCGGGTAGCCGGCGAAGTTCCACTGGCCCGTGAAGCCCGCCAGGCGCGTCGACGGCAGTACGTTCGCCAGCCAGCCGCGCTCGTGCCAGCGGCCCGCCTTCACCGGCCAGTGCGACAGCGTCGGCGTCATCAGCACCTCGTGCGACGCGAAGAACTCCTCCGCCCGGGCCACCCACCGGTCGCGGGTGCTCGCGCGGAGCAGGCCCAGCCGCTGGACCAGCCGTCCCGCTCGGACGTGTGCTCGCGTCCGGCGCTGCAGCCGGGAGACGTCGAAGGTGCGGGCCTGCTCGGCCGGGCCCGCCAGCCAGCGGGCCGTCATGCCCAGGACCATCGTCGCCGGGTAGCGGGGGGCCTCCGGGGACACCGTGTGGCCGGCCGCCGCCAGGAATCCCGCCGCCGTCGAGACCGCCGCCACCAGCTCGCGCGGGACCGGGCTGTGCAGCAGCGGCACCGTTGTCGACATGCCGATGCGGACCGGTGACGGCGAAGGCACCGAAGCCAGCTCCGGGCGGGAGGCCAGCACCGACAACAGCAACGCCGTGTCCGCGACCGTCGTCGCCAGGGGGCCGTGCACCGACATGCCGAACCAGCCGCCTTCGGCCAGCAGGTCCGCGCCCGGCTTCAGGCCCACCAGGCCGCACATCGCCGCCGGGAGGCGGACCGAGCCCATGCCGTCCGAGCCGTGGGCCAGCGGGACCAGTCCCGCCGCCACCGCCGCCGCGCTGCCGCCGGACGAGCCGCCCGCCGCGTACGTCGGGTCCCAGGGGTTGCGGGCGATGCCGTCCGGGGTGTCGCTCATCGGCCAGATGCACAGCTCAGGCACCCGCGTCAGCCCGACGATCACCGCGCCCGCCGCCCGCAGCCGCGTCGCGATGACGCCGTCCGCGTCCACCCGCGCCGACGCGCCCGCCAGCGAACCGTGCGACGCGTACTCGCCGGCCATCTCCGTGACGTCCTTGACCGCGACCGGCACCCCGGCCAGCGGCAGCGACGCCAGGTCCGGCCGCGCGGCGACCTCCGCGGCCTCCTTCAGCGCCTCCTCGGCGCGCACCCGCCGAAAGGCGCCGATGACGCCGTCCGCCGCGGCGATCCGCTCGAGAGCCTCCTCGGTGACCTGCACCGGATCGAGCTGCCCGGCGCGGACGGAAGCCGCGATTTCCCCTGCCGTGAGCACCATGACCGGACCCTAGCTGCCACATCCGGGGCTCCGCCCCGGGCCGGGGGCTCCGCCACCCGGAACCCCCGAAAAGCATCTCGCGGAAAGGTGACAGTGGCAAAGAAACGTCTCAGATCGCGCCGGCCCGCAGCGCGTAGGCGACGGCGTGCGCGCGGTTGTTCAGGCCGCAGCGCGTCATCAGTCCGTAGAGGACGTTCTTCACGGTCCGCTCCGAGTAGCACAGCTTCGCCGCGATCTCCTCCGTGCCGAAGCCCTCGGCGACCAGCCGCAGCACGTCGCACTCGCGCGCCGCGAGCCCCGAGA belongs to Amycolatopsis tolypomycina and includes:
- a CDS encoding SDR family oxidoreductase; protein product: MATFLVTGATGLIGRHFTRLLLSRPDEDRVALVVRASSRAKLAALVDQWPHSDRVTLVTGDLGEPLLGVSEADREQLRGSVDHIVHLAALYDLTADDEASIKANVDGTQAVVDLAADLRAGCLHHVSSVAVAGDHEGVFTEEMFDAGQRLVTPYHRTKFEAEKIVREQDRVPWRVYRPAVVVGHSETGEMDKIDGPYYLFPAINRLAGLPDVLPIVGPDLGDTNIVPVDYVAKALLELVVKPGLDGHAFHLVNPEPQPVVSVYNAFARAAGAPTITVQLGEGISKRIVGLVKLTEHIPGVTIARDAVMERFGIPPVLLDTMAFPSVFSSAETRKALAGTVEVPRLEEYAPTLWRYWREHLDPFRARKHGPRGELDGRRVIITGASSGIGRATALKVAAAGGVPLLVARRQHELEEVRDEIVAAGGTASVYPADLTDEDSVHKAVDAMLAEHGRIDMLVNNAGRSIRRSIKLSYDRMHDYERAMAINYFGAVRLILAVLPHMSERKFGHIVNVSSIGVQGIAPRFSAYAASKAALDYFSRIAATETHGDGITFTTIHMPLVRTPMIRPTKIYDAFPTKSPEQAADMVMKALVERPKHIGTPAGQAIGLAYTLTPGLTDAVAYQGFRIFPDSTAAGGSGELKIGRGEKHLSRAAMALARLSRGFHW
- a CDS encoding cell division protein DivIVA — its product is MVPERDPAATALNGLLPLRREYTQAWHGFDRNEVRQYLDHVEAQLRRVLSERDAAAAQAAAATREVESVRQQVAALEARIEELKKPPERLEDLDERMQRTVTLAQARADEIIKRAEVAAEKTWASSTEASTKLRERYSKLVSELDKQADLLHSEHEAALAETRAEVQRLTVEAAQRRELLDNEAERKRRKVEREFEAAQAAQKAALEKHIADQRTASKNQAERRIAEATAEAKRRLDEATAEAKRRLDEATTQAAQRTTAANRKVERLAEIREQARKSLAMAEDILNRSETQLATLPEEAVIPQASKLVGGDTESATTPAAPVVPVVQPSIPKSAAPKPAPKPAAAPKPAAAPKPANSNGPATKPANGNGAKPLSPSGSKPGN
- a CDS encoding amidase family protein; translated protein: MVLTAGEIAASVRAGQLDPVQVTEEALERIAAADGVIGAFRRVRAEEALKEAAEVAARPDLASLPLAGVPVAVKDVTEMAGEYASHGSLAGASARVDADGVIATRLRAAGAVIVGLTRVPELCIWPMSDTPDGIARNPWDPTYAAGGSSGGSAAAVAAGLVPLAHGSDGMGSVRLPAAMCGLVGLKPGADLLAEGGWFGMSVHGPLATTVADTALLLSVLASRPELASVPSPSPVRIGMSTTVPLLHSPVPRELVAAVSTAAGFLAAAGHTVSPEAPRYPATMVLGMTARWLAGPAEQARTFDVSRLQRRTRAHVRAGRLVQRLGLLRASTRDRWVARAEEFFASHEVLMTPTLSHWPVKAGRWHERGWLANVLPSTRLAGFTGQWNFAGYPAITVPVGRSAVSGLPTSVQLVARPGGEPLLLGLAAQLESANPWPRTARN